The following proteins are co-located in the Mycolicibacterium goodii genome:
- a CDS encoding bifunctional 3-(3-hydroxy-phenyl)propionate/3-hydroxycinnamic acid hydroxylase codes for MTVDVAIIGFGPVGKVLAIQLGRRGHTVIVADRNEAGYPLPRAVTHCSDFARILQSIGLSPDTIPHITEPYDDMYRWRNSDDDTLLDVDWSGRGESGWYNTYFFHQPALEDALDALVESLDNVRVMRGWEATALRQREDCATVDLQSNSTDASLAIEAGWVIGADGANSKVRQWAALDWHNDGYYFDWLVVDVKPSRASEFPHIAVQNCDHRRPATMVPGGPGRRRWEFMRLPHESREELSKAAKAWELLAPYGIDPGNAHLERHAVYTFGACWANQWRNGRVMIAGDAAHLMPPFAGQGLGAGMRDAMNLSWKLDAVLRGCADATLLDTYGSERLHHAMAFVKFSTSLGQVICITDEHEAAARDERMIADWRAGMTPPAPPRPGLGAGLHVGDAGGMLARQGRVRIGSAAPALFDDALDGPGAVITRSAATLAQIPSEACAHLANLGIAMVALAGRPCAGTVVVDDVDRTYHTWLDELRADTIVIRPDFHLYGAGPADQTGDLVAGMLTRIGGQSVRSARPV; via the coding sequence ATGACAGTCGATGTCGCCATCATCGGCTTCGGGCCGGTGGGAAAGGTTCTCGCCATTCAATTGGGCCGCCGCGGTCACACCGTGATCGTTGCCGATCGCAATGAAGCCGGCTATCCGCTACCGCGCGCAGTCACCCACTGTTCAGACTTCGCTCGCATCCTCCAGTCGATCGGCCTAAGCCCGGACACGATTCCCCACATCACCGAGCCCTACGACGACATGTACCGCTGGCGCAACAGCGATGACGACACCCTGCTCGATGTCGACTGGAGCGGTCGGGGCGAATCAGGTTGGTACAACACGTATTTCTTTCATCAACCCGCCCTCGAAGACGCACTCGACGCGCTCGTCGAATCATTGGACAACGTTCGTGTGATGCGCGGCTGGGAGGCGACAGCCCTGAGGCAGCGCGAGGATTGCGCGACCGTAGATCTCCAGTCGAACTCGACCGATGCCTCACTGGCGATCGAGGCCGGCTGGGTCATCGGTGCCGACGGCGCCAACAGCAAGGTCCGCCAGTGGGCCGCGCTAGATTGGCACAACGACGGCTACTACTTCGACTGGCTGGTGGTCGACGTGAAGCCGTCCCGTGCATCGGAGTTTCCGCATATCGCGGTACAGAACTGTGACCACAGGCGTCCGGCGACCATGGTCCCGGGTGGACCGGGCCGGCGAAGGTGGGAGTTCATGCGCCTGCCACATGAGAGCCGTGAGGAACTCAGCAAGGCGGCAAAGGCATGGGAGTTGCTTGCGCCCTATGGGATCGACCCCGGCAACGCTCACCTCGAGCGCCACGCGGTATACACCTTCGGGGCGTGCTGGGCCAACCAGTGGCGTAACGGGCGTGTGATGATCGCCGGTGATGCCGCGCATCTGATGCCCCCGTTCGCCGGCCAGGGCCTCGGGGCCGGGATGCGCGATGCGATGAACCTGTCGTGGAAGCTCGATGCGGTCTTGCGGGGATGTGCCGATGCCACGCTGTTGGACACGTACGGCAGCGAACGTCTCCACCACGCGATGGCATTCGTGAAGTTCTCCACCTCGCTGGGGCAGGTCATCTGCATCACCGACGAGCACGAAGCGGCCGCGCGCGATGAACGCATGATCGCTGACTGGCGCGCCGGGATGACCCCTCCCGCTCCCCCGCGACCCGGCCTGGGCGCGGGCCTGCATGTCGGCGACGCCGGCGGAATGCTCGCCAGGCAAGGGCGCGTCCGGATAGGTTCCGCCGCACCTGCACTTTTCGATGATGCGCTGGACGGACCCGGCGCGGTCATCACACGATCCGCGGCGACACTGGCGCAGATCCCCTCCGAAGCGTGCGCCCACTTGGCGAATCTCGGCATCGCCATGGTCGCGTTGGCGGGTCGGCCGTGTGCAGGCACCGTTGTCGTCGATGATGTCGACCGCACCTACCACACGTGGCTCGATGAACTTCGCGCCGACACCATCGTGATCCGCCCGGACTTTCACCTCTATGGTGCCGGGCCGGCCGACCAGACCGGGGACCTCGTCGCCGGCATGCTCACCCGCATCGGCGGGCAGTCCGTGCGGTCGGCACGCCCGGTATGA
- a CDS encoding CCA tRNA nucleotidyltransferase, which produces MPEAAATDAELLAGALVALNRRAGVLRELGAVFAAAGHELYLVGGSVRDALLGRLTDSSDLDFTTDARPEQMQKFLRGWADALWDTGIEFGTIGVGKGGDRLEITTFRADSYDQVSRNPTVEFGDNLGDDLIRRDFTINAMAVRITADGPGEFHDPLGGLAAARERVLDTPSAPQVSFGDDPLRMLRAARFVSQLGFTVAPRVLEALIEMAPQLERITAERVAAELDKLLLGADPVAGIDLMVQTGMGAVVLPEVGDMRMAIDEHHQHKDVYWHSLTVLRQAIDLEDPLPEGGPDLVLRWAALLHDIGKPATRRHEPDGGVSFHHHEVVGAKMVRKRMRALKYSKQMVEDVSQLVYLHLRFHGYADDKGTGKWTDSAVRRYVTDAGPLLGRLHKLVRADCTTRNKRRAARLRANYDDLEARIAELAAKEDLQRVRPDLDGNEIMQILGIPPGPQVGEAWKHLKELRLDRGPLSRDEAVDELLKWWNAKG; this is translated from the coding sequence GTGCCCGAAGCTGCTGCTACTGATGCCGAACTGCTGGCCGGTGCGCTGGTTGCGTTGAATCGCCGCGCCGGGGTCCTGCGCGAGCTCGGCGCGGTGTTCGCCGCCGCAGGCCATGAGCTGTACCTGGTGGGCGGGAGCGTGCGCGACGCGTTGCTGGGCCGGCTCACCGACAGCAGCGACCTCGACTTCACCACCGACGCCAGGCCCGAACAGATGCAGAAGTTCCTGCGGGGCTGGGCCGATGCACTGTGGGACACCGGCATCGAGTTCGGCACCATCGGCGTCGGCAAGGGCGGGGACCGTCTGGAGATCACCACGTTCCGCGCCGACAGCTACGACCAGGTGTCGCGCAATCCCACCGTCGAGTTCGGCGACAACCTCGGCGACGACCTGATCCGCCGCGACTTCACCATCAATGCGATGGCGGTGCGCATCACCGCCGACGGCCCCGGCGAGTTCCACGATCCGCTGGGCGGGCTGGCGGCCGCGCGCGAGCGGGTGCTGGACACGCCGTCCGCACCCCAGGTGTCGTTCGGCGACGATCCGCTGCGCATGCTGCGCGCGGCGCGGTTCGTCTCCCAGCTGGGTTTCACGGTCGCACCGCGCGTGCTCGAGGCGCTCATCGAGATGGCGCCGCAACTGGAGCGGATCACCGCCGAGCGGGTGGCCGCCGAACTCGACAAGCTGCTGCTGGGCGCCGACCCGGTCGCCGGGATCGACCTCATGGTGCAGACCGGCATGGGGGCGGTGGTGCTGCCCGAGGTCGGCGACATGCGCATGGCGATCGACGAGCACCATCAGCACAAGGACGTGTACTGGCACTCGCTGACCGTGCTGCGCCAGGCGATCGACCTCGAGGACCCGTTGCCTGAGGGCGGACCCGACCTGGTGTTGCGGTGGGCCGCGCTGCTGCATGACATCGGCAAGCCCGCGACCCGCAGGCACGAGCCGGATGGGGGAGTGAGCTTCCACCACCACGAGGTGGTCGGCGCCAAGATGGTCCGCAAGCGGATGCGGGCGCTCAAGTACTCCAAGCAGATGGTCGAGGACGTCTCGCAGCTGGTGTACCTACATCTGCGGTTCCACGGCTACGCCGACGACAAGGGGACCGGGAAGTGGACCGACTCGGCCGTGCGCCGCTACGTCACCGACGCCGGGCCGCTGCTGGGCCGGCTGCACAAGCTGGTCCGCGCCGACTGCACGACCCGCAACAAGCGCCGCGCGGCGCGGCTGCGCGCCAATTACGACGACCTCGAGGCCCGCATCGCCGAATTGGCCGCCAAGGAGGATCTGCAGCGGGTCCGCCCCGATCTGGACGGCAACGAGATCATGCAGATCCTCGGCATCCCGCCGGGCCCGCAGGTGGGCGAGGCGTGGAAGCACCTCAAGGAGCTGCGCCTGGATCGCGGGCCGCTCAGCCGCGACGAGGCCGTCGACGAATTGTTGAAATGGTGGAACGCCAAAGGCTGA
- a CDS encoding NUDIX hydrolase, with the protein MSDGEQAKPRRRRGRRRGHRRAQRAAGPPAAGAEHHTEAATDTRAEQAATTSPQAPSAEKKPGPGRGAPAGGANPTPKDQSKQRKSRPRRPPDRLRTVHETSAGGLVIDGIDGPKDAQVAALIGRLDRRGRMLWSLPKGHIERGETAEQTAIREVAEETGIQGSVLAALGSIDYWFVTEGRRVHKTVHHYLMRFLGGELSDDDVEVTEVAWVPLRELPSRLAYADERRLAEVAGELIDKLHSGGPAALPPLPHSAPRRRAQTHSHTRNRRDDSAQPQARRRTNGCGQGP; encoded by the coding sequence GTGTCCGACGGCGAACAGGCCAAACCACGACGACGCCGAGGCCGGCGCCGTGGCCATCGCCGTGCACAGCGGGCCGCAGGCCCACCCGCCGCAGGTGCCGAGCATCACACCGAAGCCGCCACCGACACCCGCGCCGAGCAGGCCGCCACCACCTCACCCCAGGCACCTTCGGCTGAGAAGAAGCCCGGTCCCGGTCGCGGTGCACCGGCGGGCGGCGCCAATCCCACGCCCAAGGACCAGTCCAAACAACGCAAGTCCAGGCCGCGCAGGCCACCGGACCGGTTGCGGACCGTGCACGAGACGTCCGCGGGTGGTCTCGTCATCGACGGCATCGACGGTCCCAAGGACGCACAGGTGGCGGCCCTGATCGGGCGGCTCGACCGGCGGGGCCGGATGCTGTGGTCGCTGCCGAAGGGCCACATCGAACGCGGCGAGACCGCCGAGCAGACCGCGATCCGCGAGGTCGCCGAGGAGACCGGGATCCAGGGCAGCGTGCTCGCGGCGCTCGGCAGCATCGACTACTGGTTCGTCACCGAAGGCAGGCGCGTGCACAAGACCGTGCACCACTACCTCATGCGTTTCCTCGGCGGCGAGCTGTCCGACGACGACGTCGAGGTCACCGAGGTGGCCTGGGTGCCGCTGCGCGAACTTCCGTCGCGGCTGGCCTACGCCGACGAACGCAGACTGGCCGAGGTGGCCGGCGAGCTGATCGACAAGCTGCACTCCGGCGGCCCGGCGGCGTTGCCGCCGCTGCCCCACAGCGCGCCGCGGCGACGCGCGCAGACGCATTCCCACACCCGTAACCGCCGCGACGACTCCGCTCAGCCCCAGGCCCGCCGGCGCACGAACGGATGCGGACAGGGACCGTGA